Proteins encoded in a region of the Sander lucioperca isolate FBNREF2018 chromosome 18, SLUC_FBN_1.2, whole genome shotgun sequence genome:
- the iars2 gene encoding isoleucine--tRNA ligase, mitochondrial isoform X4, with protein MLLCRVSAVSQTLARWGRRSHRGGGLLHRALSFSSSRGVSSGEGSAQPAEAVPAQGLYRDTVLLPRTEFPMKLTGQKLLDRELQIQQECGFADLYSWQRERKAKKEFCLHDGPPYANGDPHVGHALNKILKDIRNRFEMLRGRQVHYIPGWDCHGLPIELKALGEMGTSDLGPLQIRQKAREFAEGAIARQKAAFQRWGLMADWDKCYYTYDGAYEAAQLRVFQEMHSKGFIYQDYKPVFWSPSSRTALAEAELEYNPEHVSRAIYATFPLSTLPPGIASEAGLEGVSVLVWTTQPWTIPANQAICYMPKAQYSVLKRADNSQLLLVATERTASVAALLGTQLDSVATFTGSQLEGGICKHPTIPDKEVLLLPANHVTMAKGTGLVHTAPAHGMEDYSVASQFKLSVECMVDEDGKFTELAGPELQNLSVMREGTDKVISMLKECGALVKEEQCVHSYPYDWRTKQPVVIRPSKQWFINTASLKDKAKEALQKVRVLPESAKGSLLTMLDRRTYWCISRQRSWGVPIPVFYHRETGEALINKHTVSHIATLFKEKGSDCWWELPVETLLPEAVLKKSKAGPVTDYVRGEDVLDIWFDSGASWAAVLEESDSRADAYVEGKDQIGGWFQSSLLTSVAVRNKAPYKSLVVHGFAVSEKGEKMSKSLGNVVDPDAVINGGKDATMPAYGADVLRWWVAESNVFSEVQIGPTVLNSARDSISKLRNTLKFLLGNLHGFDPRVQAVDPKEMHYIDQYMLHLLREYSIKVTDAYSEFDAGRAIRVLQAFITRDLSSFYFSIIKDRLYCDPEDSLGRRSCQTVLEEILDGVTRSIAPILPHLAEEVYLHAPGHDGEETLFKSGWIKSSSVWRRPGLEEAVEGACAIRDSFLSSIPGKNAAQYDLTIAIEPGLLFELMESLQDEATSTSSQLAELMMVARVSLTSELPRDLPPDALLSHGTFLINLEGGVIREDSAYSIAAVPTSAARCPRCRRYTADSADCLCPRCQTVVSQAN; from the exons CTCTCTCCTTCAGCTCCAGCCGCGGTGTGAGTTCAGGAGAAGGCAGCGCTCAGCCAGCAGAGGCAGTCCCTGCTCAGGGATTGTATCGGGACACAGTGCTCCTTCCCCGGACTGAGTTCCCAATGAAACTAACTGGACAGAAGCTGCTGGACCGAGAACTCCAGATACAGCAG GAGTGTGGATTTGCAGATTTGTACTCCTGgcaaagagagaggaaggcCAAGAAGGAGTTCTGCCTACATGATGGACCCCCATATGCCAATGGAGACCCTCATGTAGGACATGCACTAAATAAG ATCCTGAAAGATATCCGTAACCGTTTTGAGATGCTGAGGGGGCGGCAGGTCCACTACATCCCAGGATGGGACTGCCATGGTCTGCCCATCGAGCTGAAGGCTCTGGGGGAGATGGGGACGAGCGACCTCGGTCCCCTGCAGATCAGACAGAAAG CGCGGGAGTTTGCAGAGGGGGCCATAGCTCGTCAGAAGGCTGCTTTCCAGCGCTGGGGGTTGATGGCTGACTGGGACAAGTGCTACTACACGTATGATGGAGCCTATGAGGCTGCTCAGCTGAGAGTCTTTCAAGAGATGCACAGCAAG GGGTTCATCTACCAGGACTACAAGCCAGTCTTCTGGTCTCCTTCATCAAG AACGGCCTTAGCAGAGGCAGAGTTGGAGTACAACCCTGAGCATGTGAGCAGAGCCATCTATGCCACATTCCCCCTGAGCACACTGCCACCGGGGATAGCCTCAGAAG CAGGTTTGGAAggtgtctctgtgttggtgtgGACCACCCAGCCCTGGACCATTCCTGCCAACCAGGCCATCTGCTACATGCCCAAAGCCCA GTACTCTGTGCTGAAGAGGGCAGACAACTCTCAGCTGCTGTTGGTGGCCACTGAGCGCACAGCCAGCGTGGCAGCGCTGCTGGGCACACAGCTGGATAGTGTAGCCACCTTtacag GCTCCCAACTTGAGGGTGGGATCTGCAAACATCCCACAATTCCTGACAAGGAAGTGCTGCTATTGCCAGCCAATCATGTGACTATGGCAAAAGGAACAGGATTGGTCCACACAGCGCCAGCTCATGGCATGGAGGATTACAGCGTGGCTTCACAGTTTAAACTGTCTGTG GAGTGTATGGTGGATGAGGACGGCAAGTTCACTGAACTGGCCGGCCCTGAGCTGCAGAATCTGTCTGTTATGAGAGAAGGCACTGACAAAG TGATCTCCATGCTGAAGGAGTGTGGGGCTCTAGTGAAGGAGGAGCAGTGTGTCCACAGCTACCCGTATGACTGGAGGACGAAGCAGCCTGTCGTCATCAGGCCCAGCAAACAGTGGTTTATCAACACGGCGTCTCTTAAAGACAAGGCCAAG gAGGCACTGCAGAAGGTGCGTGTTTTGCCCGAGTCAGCGAAGGGCAGCCTGTTGACCATGCTGGACAGACGGACGTACTGGTGCATCTCCAGACAGCGAAGCTGGGGCGTCCCAATCCCAGTCTTCTACCACAGAGAGACTGGAGAGGCTCTCATCAACAA ACACACGGTGTCCCATATAGCAACGCTCTTCAAAGAAAAGGGCAGTGACTGTTGGTGGGAGCTTCCTGTTGAGACTTTGCTGCCAGAAGCTGTGCTCAAGAAG AGTAAAGCAGGTCCAGTGACTGACTACGTTCGGGGAGAAGATGTCCTCGACATCTGGTTTGATAGCGGAGCTTCATGGGCTGCCGTACTGGAAG AGTCAGACTCCAGGGCAGATGCTTATGTGGAAGGGAAGGACCAGATTGGAGGCTGGTTTCAGTCCTCGCTGCTCACCAGCGTAGCCGTCAGGAACAAAGCACCTTACAA gtctcTGGTGGTCCATGGCTTTGCGGTCAgtgagaaaggagagaagaTGTCCAAGTCACTGGGAAATGTTGTGGATCCTGACGCAGTCATTAATGGAGGGAAG GACGCCACTATGCCAGCCTACGGGGCAGATGTGCTACGTTGGTGGGTGGCTGAGTCAAACGTCTTCTCTGAGGTTCAGATCGGACCTACTGTACTCAACTCAGCCAGAGACAGCATCAGCAAG TTAAGGAACACTCTGAAGTTCCTGCTCGGCAACCTGCACGGTTTCGACCCACGTGTGCAGGCTGTGGACCCCAAAGAGATGCATTACATTGATCAGTACATGTTGCACCTGCTCCGCGAGTACAGCATCAAG GTGACGGACGCCTACAGTGAGTTTGATGCCGGCAGGGCCATCCGTGTCCTCCAAGCCTTCATCACCAGAGACCTCTCCAGCTTTTATTTCAGCATCATCAAAGACAG ATTGTACTGTGATCCGGAGGACTCTTTGGGCAGAAGATCATGTCAGACCGTTTTAGAGGAAATTCTGGATGGAGTGACCAGATCAATAGCTCCCATCCTGCCACATCTAGCCGAAGAGGTCTATCTACATGCACCAGGGCATGACG GAGAAGAAACATTGTTTAAAAGTGGCTGGATCAAAAGCAGCTCTGTGTGGCGGCGTCCAGGATTGGAGGAAGCAGTTGAAGGAGCCTGTGCCATCAGGGACTCCTTCCTGTCGTCCATTCCAGGCAAAAATGCAGCTCAGTACGACCTCACTATTGCCATTGAACCCGGCTTGCTGTTTGAACTCATGGAG TCTCTACAAGATGAAgccacctccacctcctcccagctggctGAGCTGATGATGGTAGCGCGGGTCAGCCTGACCAGTGAGCTACCCCGTGACCTGCCCCCAGACGCCCTGCTGAGCCACGGCACCTTCCTCATCAACCTGGAGG GTGGCGTTATCCGTGAGGACAGTGCCTACAGTATAGCAGCGGTTCCCACCTCTGCTGCCCGGTGCCCACGCTGCCGCCGCTACACTGCTGATTCTGCAGACTGCCTGTGCCCACGCTGCCAGACCGTCGTTTCACAGGCTAACTGA
- the iars2 gene encoding isoleucine--tRNA ligase, mitochondrial isoform X5, producing the protein MLLCRVSAVSQTLARWGRRSHRGGGLLHRALSFSSSRGVSSGEGSAQPAEAVPAQGLYRDTVLLPRTEFPMKLTGQKLLDRELQIQQECGFADLYSWQRERKAKKEFCLHDGPPYANGDPHVGHALNKILKDIRNRFEMLRGRQVHYIPGWDCHGLPIELKALGEMGTSDLGPLQIRQKAREFAEGAIARQKAAFQRWGLMADWDKCYYTYDGAYEAAQLRVFQEMHSKGFIYQDYKPVFWSPSSRTALAEAELEYNPEHVSRAIYATFPLSTLPPGIASEGLEGVSVLVWTTQPWTIPANQAICYMPKAQYSVLKRADNSQLLLVATERTASVAALLGTQLDSVATFTGSQLEGGICKHPTIPDKEVLLLPANHVTMAKGTGLVHTAPAHGMEDYSVASQFKLSVECMVDEDGKFTELAGPELQNLSVMREGTDKVISMLKECGALVKEEQCVHSYPYDWRTKQPVVIRPSKQWFINTASLKDKAKEALQKVRVLPESAKGSLLTMLDRRTYWCISRQRSWGVPIPVFYHRETGEALINKHTVSHIATLFKEKGSDCWWELPVETLLPEAVLKKSKAGPVTDYVRGEDVLDIWFDSGASWAAVLEESDSRADAYVEGKDQIGGWFQSSLLTSVAVRNKAPYKSLVVHGFAVSEKGEKMSKSLGNVVDPDAVINGGKDATMPAYGADVLRWWVAESNVFSEVQIGPTVLNSARDSISKLRNTLKFLLGNLHGFDPRVQAVDPKEMHYIDQYMLHLLREYSIKVTDAYSEFDAGRAIRVLQAFITRDLSSFYFSIIKDRLYCDPEDSLGRRSCQTVLEEILDGVTRSIAPILPHLAEEVYLHAPGHDGEETLFKSGWIKSSSVWRRPGLEEAVEGACAIRDSFLSSIPGKNAAQYDLTIAIEPGLLFELMESLQDEATSTSSQLAELMMVARVSLTSELPRDLPPDALLSHGTFLINLEGGVIREDSAYSIAAVPTSAARCPRCRRYTADSADCLCPRCQTVVSQAN; encoded by the exons CTCTCTCCTTCAGCTCCAGCCGCGGTGTGAGTTCAGGAGAAGGCAGCGCTCAGCCAGCAGAGGCAGTCCCTGCTCAGGGATTGTATCGGGACACAGTGCTCCTTCCCCGGACTGAGTTCCCAATGAAACTAACTGGACAGAAGCTGCTGGACCGAGAACTCCAGATACAGCAG GAGTGTGGATTTGCAGATTTGTACTCCTGgcaaagagagaggaaggcCAAGAAGGAGTTCTGCCTACATGATGGACCCCCATATGCCAATGGAGACCCTCATGTAGGACATGCACTAAATAAG ATCCTGAAAGATATCCGTAACCGTTTTGAGATGCTGAGGGGGCGGCAGGTCCACTACATCCCAGGATGGGACTGCCATGGTCTGCCCATCGAGCTGAAGGCTCTGGGGGAGATGGGGACGAGCGACCTCGGTCCCCTGCAGATCAGACAGAAAG CGCGGGAGTTTGCAGAGGGGGCCATAGCTCGTCAGAAGGCTGCTTTCCAGCGCTGGGGGTTGATGGCTGACTGGGACAAGTGCTACTACACGTATGATGGAGCCTATGAGGCTGCTCAGCTGAGAGTCTTTCAAGAGATGCACAGCAAG GGGTTCATCTACCAGGACTACAAGCCAGTCTTCTGGTCTCCTTCATCAAG AACGGCCTTAGCAGAGGCAGAGTTGGAGTACAACCCTGAGCATGTGAGCAGAGCCATCTATGCCACATTCCCCCTGAGCACACTGCCACCGGGGATAGCCTCAGAAG GTTTGGAAggtgtctctgtgttggtgtgGACCACCCAGCCCTGGACCATTCCTGCCAACCAGGCCATCTGCTACATGCCCAAAGCCCA GTACTCTGTGCTGAAGAGGGCAGACAACTCTCAGCTGCTGTTGGTGGCCACTGAGCGCACAGCCAGCGTGGCAGCGCTGCTGGGCACACAGCTGGATAGTGTAGCCACCTTtacag GCTCCCAACTTGAGGGTGGGATCTGCAAACATCCCACAATTCCTGACAAGGAAGTGCTGCTATTGCCAGCCAATCATGTGACTATGGCAAAAGGAACAGGATTGGTCCACACAGCGCCAGCTCATGGCATGGAGGATTACAGCGTGGCTTCACAGTTTAAACTGTCTGTG GAGTGTATGGTGGATGAGGACGGCAAGTTCACTGAACTGGCCGGCCCTGAGCTGCAGAATCTGTCTGTTATGAGAGAAGGCACTGACAAAG TGATCTCCATGCTGAAGGAGTGTGGGGCTCTAGTGAAGGAGGAGCAGTGTGTCCACAGCTACCCGTATGACTGGAGGACGAAGCAGCCTGTCGTCATCAGGCCCAGCAAACAGTGGTTTATCAACACGGCGTCTCTTAAAGACAAGGCCAAG gAGGCACTGCAGAAGGTGCGTGTTTTGCCCGAGTCAGCGAAGGGCAGCCTGTTGACCATGCTGGACAGACGGACGTACTGGTGCATCTCCAGACAGCGAAGCTGGGGCGTCCCAATCCCAGTCTTCTACCACAGAGAGACTGGAGAGGCTCTCATCAACAA ACACACGGTGTCCCATATAGCAACGCTCTTCAAAGAAAAGGGCAGTGACTGTTGGTGGGAGCTTCCTGTTGAGACTTTGCTGCCAGAAGCTGTGCTCAAGAAG AGTAAAGCAGGTCCAGTGACTGACTACGTTCGGGGAGAAGATGTCCTCGACATCTGGTTTGATAGCGGAGCTTCATGGGCTGCCGTACTGGAAG AGTCAGACTCCAGGGCAGATGCTTATGTGGAAGGGAAGGACCAGATTGGAGGCTGGTTTCAGTCCTCGCTGCTCACCAGCGTAGCCGTCAGGAACAAAGCACCTTACAA gtctcTGGTGGTCCATGGCTTTGCGGTCAgtgagaaaggagagaagaTGTCCAAGTCACTGGGAAATGTTGTGGATCCTGACGCAGTCATTAATGGAGGGAAG GACGCCACTATGCCAGCCTACGGGGCAGATGTGCTACGTTGGTGGGTGGCTGAGTCAAACGTCTTCTCTGAGGTTCAGATCGGACCTACTGTACTCAACTCAGCCAGAGACAGCATCAGCAAG TTAAGGAACACTCTGAAGTTCCTGCTCGGCAACCTGCACGGTTTCGACCCACGTGTGCAGGCTGTGGACCCCAAAGAGATGCATTACATTGATCAGTACATGTTGCACCTGCTCCGCGAGTACAGCATCAAG GTGACGGACGCCTACAGTGAGTTTGATGCCGGCAGGGCCATCCGTGTCCTCCAAGCCTTCATCACCAGAGACCTCTCCAGCTTTTATTTCAGCATCATCAAAGACAG ATTGTACTGTGATCCGGAGGACTCTTTGGGCAGAAGATCATGTCAGACCGTTTTAGAGGAAATTCTGGATGGAGTGACCAGATCAATAGCTCCCATCCTGCCACATCTAGCCGAAGAGGTCTATCTACATGCACCAGGGCATGACG GAGAAGAAACATTGTTTAAAAGTGGCTGGATCAAAAGCAGCTCTGTGTGGCGGCGTCCAGGATTGGAGGAAGCAGTTGAAGGAGCCTGTGCCATCAGGGACTCCTTCCTGTCGTCCATTCCAGGCAAAAATGCAGCTCAGTACGACCTCACTATTGCCATTGAACCCGGCTTGCTGTTTGAACTCATGGAG TCTCTACAAGATGAAgccacctccacctcctcccagctggctGAGCTGATGATGGTAGCGCGGGTCAGCCTGACCAGTGAGCTACCCCGTGACCTGCCCCCAGACGCCCTGCTGAGCCACGGCACCTTCCTCATCAACCTGGAGG GTGGCGTTATCCGTGAGGACAGTGCCTACAGTATAGCAGCGGTTCCCACCTCTGCTGCCCGGTGCCCACGCTGCCGCCGCTACACTGCTGATTCTGCAGACTGCCTGTGCCCACGCTGCCAGACCGTCGTTTCACAGGCTAACTGA